Proteins from a genomic interval of Antedon mediterranea chromosome 5, ecAntMedi1.1, whole genome shotgun sequence:
- the LOC140048973 gene encoding adrenocorticotropic hormone receptor-like, which produces MINGTDWIFCQLPVVFALSHFIISILVLLANGMTVAAVVSVKDLQKPNFIILTSVAIVDFSTACWMLTGLGKWTQTGQFYYTEDYIGSLAFNVTTFHILFSYIHHIYLVSERYLAIFYPYFYVAKIDNKSVTIALVISWAVWIALAVSVTLEYSIDEFFPIILIFLGLTCLPMYGSHTRIYLEAGKVFREITSMSISNNPAGNHHQRQTRTQNFKATRTTAIILGAFSISMIPYFLQIVYELITGKIAERVCNIGFYLSSSFVYLNCVMNPIIYYVTNTKFRNFNKKIMCK; this is translated from the coding sequence ATGATTAACGGAACTGACTGGATCTTTTGCCAACTTCCAGTAGTGTTCGCTTTGTCGCATTTTATAATCTCAATTTTAGTTTTACTTGCGAATGGCATGACGGTTGCTGCAGTTGTATCAGTAAAAGATCTTCAAAAACCGAATTTTATCATTTTGACTAGCGTTGCGATCGTTGATTTTTCCACGGCTTGCTGGATGCTAACAGGACTTGGTAAATGGACTCAAACTGGACAGTTCTACTACACTGAAGATTACATAGGAAGCCTAGCATTCAACGTCACAACGTTTCACATTTTATTCTCTTACATCCATCACATATATTTGGTATCTGAGAGATATTTAGCGATTTTCTACCCTTACTTCTACGTGGCAAAGATAGACAACAAATCGGTTACAATAGCATTGGTTATCTCCTGGGCTGTGTGGATTGCACTTGCAGTATCCGTAACTCTAGAATATTCCATTGATGAATTCTTCCcgattattttgatatttttaggATTGACTTGTCTTCCTATGTATGGTTCCCATACTCGAATATACCTCGAAGCTGGAAAGGTGTTCCGTGAAATTACGTCAATGAGTATCAGTAACAATCCAGCTGGCAACCATCACCAAAGACAGACAAgaacacaaaacttcaaagcgACCAGAACTACCGCCATAATTCTCGGAGCTTTTAGTATTTCAATGATACCGTATTTTCTTCAAATAGTCTATGAGTTAATTACTGGTAAAATAGCCGAAAGGGTTTGCAATATTGGCTTCTATCTTTCATCTTCGTTTGTGTATTTGAATTGTGTCATGAATCCGATCATTTACTATGTAACAAACACAAAATTCcgtaattttaacaaaaaaataatgtgtaaatAA
- the LOC140048784 gene encoding uncharacterized protein, whose protein sequence is MDATSLYITTCRYILNADLNNENSGGDLYRLLPYLRQSLSCCVCTKLLNGPMGPSNPTCQHHVCQGCIGGKKRLRPACGWCTDYSQFVEKKQLRILLLCYKKMCEYIADTPISRNLVGTNGGTSNVLALLYEGMAINVNGSEDTGNASYFDIIALLQSSKSNCVSTLTPKKRGRKKKVKLNSEAANTTNQQTEQSSSAVLNDCGTSPKTQEDVTTPGNQLPTSDDMCSSEDVEKTQLPSSDNNKQNGLSFRKNKYKRHSAPAGSLKFMNKKERGRGRRLRNFRGYRTKSESAITDNKTMRSAAINYAKTNRNLQKKLIISGRRAKLLREGRKLVIHQGCRCGTWSPGGGTSSTCQGRRCPCFMAEAGCEDCKCRGCSNPLNISKSKDDSSKGSSEIGDSSASGQTCSSRSRSNSQ, encoded by the coding sequence ATGGACGCTACAAGTCTGTACATCACAACATGTCGCTATATTTTAAATGCGGACTTGAATAATGAAAATTCTGGTGGCGACCTGTATCGTTTGCTTCCGTATTTACGTCAGTCTTTGTCGTGTTGTGTTTGTACAAAACTACTGAATGGACCAATGGGACCTTCGAATCCAACATGTCAACATCATGTATGTCAAGGTTGCATTGGAGGCAAAAAGAGACTTCGACCAGCCTGTGGATGGTGTACAGATTACTCACAATTTGTTGAAAAGAAACAGCTACGAATTCTTCTCTTATGCTATAAAAAGATGTGCGAATATATTGCCGACACACCCATCTCTAGAAATCTTGTTGGCACAAACGGAGGAACCAGTAACGTCCTTGCGCTCTTGTACGAGGGAATGGCCATCAATGTCAATGGATCAGAGGACACTGGCAATGCGTCTTATTTCGATATAATCGCTCTATTACAATCCTCAAAATCAAATTGTGTTTCAACTTTAACTCCAAAGAAAAGAGGACGAAAGAAAAAGGTGAAATTAAACTCAGAGGCTGCGAATACAACAAATCAACAAACAGAACAGAGTTCTTCAGCAGTTTTGAATGATTGTGGCACTTCGCCAAAGACACAAGAAGACGTCACAACACCAGGGAACCAATTGCCAACGTCAGATGATATGTGCAGTAGTGAAGACGTTGAAAAAACTCAACTTCCATCATCagataacaacaaacaaaacggtttatcatttcgtaaaaataaatataaacgaCACTCGGCTCCTGCAGGGTCGCTCAAATTCATGAACAAGAAAGAACGTGGTCGTGGAAGGAGACTCAGAAACTTTCGAGGATACAGAACGAAAAGTGAATCGGCCATAACGGATAACAAAACAATGCGATCAGCTGCCATTAATTACGCCAAAACGAATAGGAACCTGCAGAAGAAATTAATCATATCTGGTCGACGGGCTAAACTATTGAGAGAAGGAAGAAAATTGGTTATTCATCAGGGTTGCCGTTGTGGAACCTGGTCACCGGGAGGGGGGACGTCAAGTACTTGCCAGGGACGGCGATGTCCGTGTTTTATGGCAGAGGCAGGATGTGAAGACTGCAAGTGTAGAGGCTGTAGCAACCCATTAAACATAAGTAAATCCAAAGACGACAGCTCGAAAGGCAGTAGTGAAATCGGTGACTCAAGTGCAAGCGGGCAAACTTGTAGTAGTCGGAGCCGTAGCAATTCACAATAG